The region AGGCGAAATCGGTTTCGGTCGTGAGCGCGTACTTCACCGCGTCGGTGACCGCGCGGCCCAACGCCGTGTCCGACACCTGGGCGGCGTAGACGACGGCGAACAGCATGAGCGCGGCCACGGTGCGCCGCAGCCAGCCGTAGCCGTCCCCTGTATCGCGCTGCTGCCAGTGGTCCCTGGGTTCATGGCGCTGGCTTCCCCAGTTGGCGTTCCAGTGTCTGGCCATATTCCTCAGCTGCCCCCCCGCCAAGACATCGCTTTCTCTACTTGGATGTATATGACAGCGGGGGGAAAAAGATAACAAAAAAGTGCACAAGCTCCATGCCTGTGCACTTATAGTAGGTAATGCATCAATATCTTGGCAGCTTACCCTGTTCCTCACAGTAGGCGGCGGCGCCGATCTCCCTCATGCGGTCGTTGATCGACCGCCAGCGGTCGCGGAGCTTGCCCTCGAACTGCTTGTCGCAGGGGTATTCGCCGCACTGGAAGCAAAAATCCACTCCGTTGTCCTTGTGGCACGTCTTGGCGGTGCAGTCCAGCGGGCAGGTGACGTTGTCGCCCCGGCAGCCGCTGCAGGGCGCGGCGGCGAACGAGTCCAGAATCGCGGCGAACTGGCCGTAGTGGGCGAATTCGGGGCGGCCGGCGGCCTTCATCGCAGCCAGCCGTTGGTAATTGCCGAGCAGTTCTTTGAGCCGCGCGCTCAAAGCCCGGATCTCGCCGTCCCGGAAGTCGGCGCAACGGCTGCAGTCCAGGCCGCACGGGGCGAGGCGGGCTACCGCTTCATGGTATTCCATGCGATCACTCCCTAAAAGAGTATCTTCTGCCTGCGCATATAGATGTTCAGCAGGATACCGATGCTGACGAGGTTGGTGGTCAGCGAGCTGACCCCGTAGCTCATGAGGGGCAGCGGGATGCCCGTGACCGGCATGATGCCGGCGGTCATGCCGACGTTGACCAGCACGTGGAAGGCCAGCATCGAGGTGATGCCGGTGGCGAGCAGCATGCCGAAGCTGTCGCGGGCTTCGCCGGCAACCTTCACTCCCCGGTAGAGGAGGATGAGGTAAAGGGCGAGAACGACGAACGAGCCCACGAACCCGAACTCCTCGCCGATGACGGCGAAGATGAAGTCGGTGTGGTTTTCCGGCAAAAAGTTGAGCTGGCTCTGGGTACCGGCGAACAAGCCCTTGCCGAACAGCATCCCCGAGCCGATGGCAATCTTCGACTGGATGATGTGGTAACCGGAGCCGAGCGGATCGACGTTGGGATCGAGGAAGACGGTCAGCCGCATTTTCTGGTAGTCCTTGAGAAAATGCCAGAAGATCGGCATGAAAGCCAGGCCGGCGCCAATGATGGTAAGAAGATGCTTCATCCGTATGCCGGCGATGAAAAGCATGCCGAAAAGAATAGCGATGAAAACGAGCGACGTCCCGAGGTCGGGCTGTTTGAGCACCAGCAGGAAAGGCACGCCGACGAAGGCGAAAATTGGCACCAGATCCTTGTAAGTATTGAGCCGGCCCTGCCGTTTCTCCAGCAGGTGGGCCAGCGAAACAATCATTATCAGTTTGGCGAATTCCGACGGCTGGAGGCTGATGGGCCCGATCTGGATCCAGCGCTGGGCGCCGAGGGCCGAGTGGCCGACAAACATGACGGCCAGC is a window of Selenomonadales bacterium 4137-cl DNA encoding:
- a CDS encoding DUF3795 domain-containing protein, with the protein product MEYHEAVARLAPCGLDCSRCADFRDGEIRALSARLKELLGNYQRLAAMKAAGRPEFAHYGQFAAILDSFAAAPCSGCRGDNVTCPLDCTAKTCHKDNGVDFCFQCGEYPCDKQFEGKLRDRWRSINDRMREIGAAAYCEEQGKLPRY
- the rodA gene encoding rod shape-determining protein RodA; translation: MLSRRLLKNLDFTVIAVTVLLVLISLVIIGSATHINTPGEDRYWYVQRQGLFALANLAVIFLLLHFDYKMLGKYANILYAVNLIMLLAVMFVGHSALGAQRWIQIGPISLQPSEFAKLIMIVSLAHLLEKRQGRLNTYKDLVPIFAFVGVPFLLVLKQPDLGTSLVFIAILFGMLFIAGIRMKHLLTIIGAGLAFMPIFWHFLKDYQKMRLTVFLDPNVDPLGSGYHIIQSKIAIGSGMLFGKGLFAGTQSQLNFLPENHTDFIFAVIGEEFGFVGSFVVLALYLILLYRGVKVAGEARDSFGMLLATGITSMLAFHVLVNVGMTAGIMPVTGIPLPLMSYGVSSLTTNLVSIGILLNIYMRRQKILF